Proteins from one Ardenticatena maritima genomic window:
- a CDS encoding response regulator: MSKTIRILLVDDHAVVRVGLRALLDAQPDMEVVGEAATAADAVRQCAMLRPDVVLMDIRLPDRTGIDACAEIRRMGMPCQVLMLTSYADDALVLDALKAGAAGYVLKHLDTDDLVRAIRAVAEGDAVLDPKVTAAVVAQVQKAEEEQRRAAFRDLSDRELEVLALVAQGKSNAEIAEILTLSPVTVRNHVSTILQKLGLSNRIEAATYAVRHGIDVLVPSPGQPPDERK, from the coding sequence GGGCGTTGCTGGACGCCCAGCCCGATATGGAAGTGGTCGGTGAAGCCGCGACAGCCGCGGATGCCGTGCGGCAATGTGCCATGTTGCGCCCCGATGTGGTGCTCATGGATATTCGCCTGCCTGACCGAACGGGGATTGACGCGTGCGCAGAGATTCGGCGCATGGGGATGCCCTGCCAGGTGCTCATGCTAACCTCGTATGCCGACGATGCTTTGGTGTTGGACGCGCTCAAAGCCGGGGCGGCGGGGTATGTGCTGAAACATCTCGACACCGACGATCTGGTGCGGGCGATTCGTGCTGTTGCCGAAGGTGATGCCGTGCTCGACCCCAAGGTGACGGCGGCGGTGGTGGCGCAGGTGCAGAAAGCCGAAGAAGAGCAGCGGCGTGCCGCGTTTCGTGATTTGAGCGACCGCGAACTTGAAGTGCTGGCGTTGGTGGCGCAGGGGAAAAGTAACGCCGAGATTGCCGAGATATTGACGCTCAGCCCGGTAACGGTGCGCAACCATGTGAGCACCATTTTGCAAAAATTGGGGCTTTCCAATCGTATTGAAGCCGCTACATATGCCGTGCGGCATGGCATTGATGTACTGGTGCCTTCACCCGGTCAGCCGCCTGATGAGAGGAAATGA
- a CDS encoding DUF981 family protein has product MSTLSSHNPLILILALVTAAGAAGAAYLAYVAMGKETPEIRKQFGAIFFITGLFSLGGFAQLILTDWAGFPAGHYSELFGVTTGLFSFMLIIAGFLLYNNMSLTALAWPSAVIGLYLLQGARAVLDFDLTRRPTVTFILWLAAGLASIGMLPYAYANEENRRKLAWLGVIVLVVMAAAAALTGVLGFYGHIEEVVAGH; this is encoded by the coding sequence ATGTCTACGTTAAGTTCACACAACCCGCTGATTCTCATTCTGGCGCTCGTCACCGCCGCCGGTGCAGCCGGCGCAGCCTATCTGGCATACGTGGCGATGGGCAAAGAAACGCCCGAAATTCGCAAGCAATTCGGCGCGATTTTCTTCATCACAGGGCTGTTCTCGCTTGGCGGTTTCGCCCAATTGATTCTGACTGACTGGGCGGGTTTTCCAGCCGGGCACTATTCTGAACTGTTCGGCGTGACGACCGGCTTGTTCTCGTTCATGCTCATCATCGCCGGCTTCTTGCTCTACAACAACATGTCCCTGACCGCGCTTGCCTGGCCGTCCGCCGTCATTGGTCTCTACCTGCTGCAAGGGGCGCGCGCCGTCCTCGATTTCGACCTGACGCGCCGTCCCACGGTGACCTTTATCCTCTGGCTGGCGGCTGGTCTTGCCAGTATCGGCATGCTGCCATACGCTTACGCCAACGAAGAAAACCGCCGCAAACTGGCGTGGCTGGGTGTGATCGTGCTGGTCGTCATGGCTGCGGCTGCCGCCCTGACAGGTGTGCTCGGCTTCTACGGGCACATTGAAGAAGTGGTCGCCGGACATTAA